Proteins found in one Pseudopipra pipra isolate bDixPip1 chromosome 19, bDixPip1.hap1, whole genome shotgun sequence genomic segment:
- the GALR2 gene encoding galanin receptor type 2 has protein sequence MNSSTAGSEGGWHPESVIIPLVYLVIFLVGTVGNSLVLAVLLRNGQVQNTTNLFILNLGVADLCFILFCVPFQATIYTLEGWVFGPFMCKAVHFFIYLTMYASSFTLATVSLDRYLAIRYPLHSRELRTPRNALMAIGLIWGLSFIFSGPYLSYYQEFQLANLTVCHPIWEISQRKVMDICTFVFSYIIPVLILSLTYVRTIRYLWKSVDPLQDMSESKKAKRKVTRMIIIVAVLFCLCWLPHHLVILCVWFGYFPLNHSTYVLRILSHVISYANSCVNPIVYALVSKHFRKGFKKIFSCLLHKKAAHRVHVAQVTNTVSTLEAELSEVTQLSEALPGRSATRCRVPAQPWGEVELVGQQHKADGSFVTFSVS, from the exons ATGAACAGCTCCACAGCAGGCTCCGAGGGGGGCTGGCATCCCGAGTCCGTGATCATTCCCCTGGTGTACCTCGTCATCTTCCTCGTGGGCACGGTGGGCAACAGCCTGGTCCTGGCCGTGCTGCTGCGCAACGGGCAGGTGCAGAACACCACCAACCTCTTCATCCTCAACCTGGGGGTGGCCGACCTCTGCTTCATCCTCTTCTGCGTCCCCTTCCAAGCCACCATCTACACCCTGGAGGGGTGGGTGTTTGGGCCCTTCATGTGCAAGGCTGTCCACTTCTTCATCTACCTCACCATGTATGCCAGCAGCTTCACCCTGGCCACCGTCTCCCTCGACAG GTATTTGGCCATACGATACCCCCTGCACTCGAGGGAGCTGAGGACGCCCCGGAACGCCCTCATGGCCATCGGCCTCATCTGGGGGCTTTCCTTCATCTTCTCGGGCCCTTACCTCAGCTACTACCAGGAATTCCAGCTGGCCAACCTGACCGTGTGCCACCCCATCTGGGAGATCTCCCAGCGCAAGGTCATGGACATCTGCACCTTCGTCTTCAGCTACATCATCCCGGTGCTGATCCTGAGCCTCACTTACGTGCGGACTATTCGCTACCTGTGGAAGTCCGTGGACCCTCTCCAAGACATGTCCGAGTCCAAGAAGGCCAAACGGAAGGTGACCAGGATGATCATCATTGTGGCCGTGCTGTTCTGCCTCTGTTGGCTGCCCCACCACCTGGTCATCCTCTGCGTCTGGTTCGGGTACTTCCCCCTCAACCACTCCACGTACGTGCTCCGCATCCTGTCGCACGTCATCTCCTACGCCAACTCCTGCGTCAATCCCATCGTCTATGCCCTGGTCTCCAAACACTTCCGCAAGGGCTTCAAGAAGATCTtcagctgcctcctgcacaAGAAGGCAGCCCACAGGGTGCACGTGGCCCAGGTGACCAACACCGTCAGCACGCTGGAGGCAGAGCTCAGCGAGGTGACCCAGCTCAGCGAGGCCCTGCCCGGCCGCTCCGCCACACGCTGCagggtcccagcccagccctggggggaggTGGAGCTGGTGGGacagcagcacaaagcagaTGGCTCCTTTGTCACCTTCAGTGTCAGCTAG